Proteins encoded within one genomic window of Bombus vancouverensis nearcticus chromosome 4, iyBomVanc1_principal, whole genome shotgun sequence:
- the LOC117156603 gene encoding pre-mRNA-splicing factor CWC22 homolog, translating to MKRSHSKTKETREDYRHSRDSDRSRDRDKTRERNRDRDQERDRDHYYYDNRNNRKNVSHRRNRDFEETNREERSYERHKLRKVKDHREAKENKKMPERNKITDKEMEKGETNASDEARQNRTVDLLTSRTGGAYIPPAKLRIMQAEITDKSGAAYQRIAWEALKKSIHGYINKVNVSNIGLITRELLKENIVRGRGLLARSIIQAQAASPTFTSVYAALTAIINSKFPNIGELILKRLVIQFKRGFRRNDKPLCISSGTFIAHLVNQRVAHEIVALEILTLLVETPTDDSVEVAIAFLKECGMKLTEVSRKGIEAIFEMLRNILHEGQLDKRVQYMIEVIFQVRKDGFKDHEAVPEELDLVEEENQFTHLITLDEATDSQDILNVFKFDAEYINNEDKYKELSKEILNSDVSGSESEEEDDEEESSDEDSTAVAEGKEDIIVDNTETNLTALRRTIYLTIHSSLDFEECAHKLMKMQLKPGQETELCHMFLDCCAEMRTYEKFFGLLAGRFCAINKMYVTPFEQIFQDSYHTIHRLDTNKLRNVSKFFAHLLFTDSISWEVLSCIKLTEEDTTSSNRIFIKILFQELSEYMGLSKLNQRVKDVTLKHAFEGLFPRDDPKNTRFAINFFTSIGLGGLTDDLREHLKSHPKPVIIPVLEQKSESASDSSADSSLSSSSESSSSSSSSTSSSSNDSDVSSDEDMKKGKKKLKKEQRKKQMTKENKKKHKKKEKTKKMKKVK from the coding sequence atgaaGAGATCACACTCAAAGAcgaaagagacgagagaagaTTATAGACATTCGAGAGATTCTGATCGAAGTCGAGATCGAGATAAAACTCGTGAGCGTAACCGTGATCGTGATCAGGAACGTGATCGAGATCATTATTATTATGACAATAGGAATAATAGAAAGAATGTTTCTCATAGGAGAAATCGTGATTTCGAAGAAACCAATAGAGAAGAGCGGTCATACGAACGACACAAATTAAGGAAAGTAAAAGATCATCGGGAggcaaaggaaaataaaaaaatgccaGAAAGAAATAAGATTACAgataaagaaatggaaaaaggagaaacaaaTGCTTCGGATGAAGCAAGACAAAATCGAACAGTTGATCTTTTAACATCAAGAACAGGTGGTGCTTATATACCACCTGCAAAGTTACGAATAATGCAAGCTGAGATTACTGATAAATCAGGAGCTGCATATCAACGCATTGCATGGGAAGCCCTAAAAAAATCTATACATGGTTATATTAATAAAGTTAACGTCAGTAATATTGGACTTATAACTCGAGAacttttaaaagaaaatattgttaGAGGTAGAGGTTTGCTCGCTAGATCTATCATACAAGCTCAAGCAGCATCACCAACCTTTACATCTGTTTATGCAGCCCTCACTGCAATTATTAATTCTAAGTTTCCAAATATAggagaattaatattaaaacgtCTAGTAATACAGTTTAAACGTGGTTTTAGAAGGAATGACAAACCTTTGTGTATATCTTCTGGGACATTTATAGCACATTTGGTAAATCAAAGAGTAGCACACGAGATTGTGGCTTTAGAAATTTTGACTTTATTAGTGGAAACACCAACAGATGACTCAGTAGAAGTAGCAATAGCATTTTTAAAAGAATGTGGCATGAAATTAACAGAAGTTTCTAGAAAGGGTATTGAGGCTATATTCGAAATGCTAAGAAATATATTACATGAAGGACAATTAGATAAACGAGTTCAATATATGATTGAAGTTATATTTCAAGTTAGAAAAGATGGATTCAAGGATCATGAAGCAGTTCCAGAAGAACTTGATCTCGTAGAAGAAGAGAATCAATTTACTCATTTAATAACATTAGATGAAGCAACAGATTCTCAAgatatattaaatgtatttaaGTTTGATGCAGAATACATTAATAATGAAGATAAATATAAAGAACTAAGTAAAGAAATACTAAATTCAGATGTCAGTGGTTCAGAAAGTGAAGAAGAAGATGACGAAGAAGAAAGTTCTGACGAAGATAGTACTGCTGTGGCAGAAGGGAAAGAAGATATAATAGTAGATAACACAGAGACAAATCTAACTGCACTCAGAAGAacaatatatttaacaatacaTTCATCGCTTGATTTTGAAGAATGTGCAcacaaattaatgaaaatgcAACTAAAACCTGGTCAAGAAACTGAACTCTGTCATATGTTCTTAGATTGTTGTGCAGAAATGAGAACATATGAAAAATTCTTTGGATTGTTGGCTGGTCGGTTTTGTGCCATTAATAAGATGTATGTCACACCATTTGAGCAAATTTTTCAAGACTCATATCATACAATACACCGTCTAGATACAAATAAATTGCGTAATGTATCAAAGTTTTTTGCTCATTTACTATTTACTGATTCTATATCGTGGGAAGTATTATCTTGTATAAAATTAACCGAAGAGGATACAACAAGTTCCAATaggatatttataaaaattttgtttcaagAACTTTCTGAATACATGGGACTATCTAAACTTAATCAACGTGTGAAAGATGTTACGTTAAAACATGCTTTTGAAGGGTTGTTTCCCAGAGATGACCCTAAGAACACACGTTTTGCAATCAATTTCTTTACATCCATTGGTTTGGGTGGTCTCACAGACGATTTAAGGGAACATTTAAAATCTCATCCAAAACCTGTCATAATTCCAGTATTAGAACAAAAAAGTGAGAGTGCTTCTGATTCTTCTGCAGATTCTTCTCTTTCTAGTTCAAGCGAATCATCGTCATCTTCAAGCTCTTCAACTAGTTCAAGTTCTAATGATTCTGATGTATCTTCGGATGAAGAtatgaaaaaaggaaagaaaaaattgaaaaaagaacaaagaaagaaacaaatgacgaaagaaaataaaaagaaacataagaaaaaagagaaaactaagaaaatgaaaaaggtcAAATGA